The Sulfurospirillum halorespirans DSM 13726 genome has a window encoding:
- a CDS encoding HypC/HybG/HupF family hydrogenase formation chaperone translates to MCLSIPSKVIEIDENNYATVDTMGVKRKVTLDLIAEEVNIGDYVLIHVGFAMNKISKEHAEDSIAAYNEIAEAMKNGEISEDEGNNNYV, encoded by the coding sequence ATGTGCCTATCCATTCCTTCCAAAGTCATTGAAATTGACGAAAATAATTATGCAACAGTCGATACCATGGGTGTTAAGCGCAAAGTCACGCTTGATTTGATCGCTGAAGAGGTTAACATTGGTGATTACGTGTTGATTCATGTGGGATTTGCGATGAATAAAATCAGCAAAGAGCATGCGGAAGATAGCATTGCCGCGTACAACGAGATCGCTGAAGCGATGAAAAACGGTGAGATTAGCGAAGATGAGGGAAACAATAACTATGTCTGA
- the hypB gene encoding hydrogenase nickel incorporation protein HypB has protein sequence MCKDCGCSITPTQWSAHAHEHTHDGHTHSHSHDHDDHTEHTHPHAHDHDHHEHKHHDEIHANPQLNDKKTIAVITKILDANDKQAGHNRAHFEEHGVLAINLMSSPGSGKTTLLEATIDTKQIKLAVIEGDLETNQDADRIIAKGALAHQITTGQACHLDAFMVHEGLHHLPIEGLDVVFIENVGNLVCPASYDVGSHLNVVLLSVPEGDDKPAKYPVMFRSADLFLITKCDLLPHFDFSVEKAIREARKLNPKVDVIEIDSKSGKGIDQWINYLKMKKALR, from the coding sequence ATGTGTAAAGATTGCGGTTGTTCAATCACTCCTACTCAATGGTCTGCGCATGCGCACGAGCACACTCACGATGGTCATACGCATAGCCATTCACACGATCATGACGATCATACAGAGCACACGCATCCTCATGCGCATGACCACGATCATCACGAGCACAAACATCACGATGAGATTCATGCCAATCCTCAGTTAAACGATAAAAAAACCATCGCGGTCATCACCAAAATTTTAGATGCCAATGACAAGCAAGCAGGGCATAATCGCGCTCACTTTGAGGAGCATGGTGTTTTGGCGATCAATCTTATGAGCAGCCCAGGCAGTGGAAAAACCACGCTTTTGGAAGCGACAATCGATACCAAACAGATCAAACTTGCGGTCATTGAGGGCGATCTTGAGACTAATCAAGATGCCGATCGTATCATTGCCAAAGGCGCACTTGCGCATCAAATCACCACAGGTCAAGCGTGCCATTTGGATGCGTTTATGGTGCATGAGGGGCTTCATCATTTACCAATCGAAGGGCTTGATGTTGTCTTTATTGAAAATGTGGGTAATCTTGTCTGTCCAGCTAGCTACGATGTTGGAAGCCACCTCAATGTCGTGTTGCTCTCCGTCCCTGAAGGCGATGACAAACCAGCCAAATACCCTGTGATGTTCCGAAGTGCCGACCTCTTTTTAATCACCAAATGCGATCTGTTACCTCATTTTGATTTTAGCGTTGAAAAAGCGATTCGTGAAGCGCGCAAACTTAACCCAAAAGTCGATGTCATTGAGATAGACAGCAAGTCTGGCAAAGGAATTGATCAGTGGATTAATTACCTTAAAATGAAAAAAGCATTGAGATAA
- the hypD gene encoding hydrogenase formation protein HypD, translating into MSEVDLIEGFRDPEHMKALAALIKKECRSKINIMEVCGGHTHTIMKFGLSQILPELIEFVHGPGCPVCIMPKERIDHAIALASMPNTILATLGDMIRVPGSKTSLQKLRAEGKDIRSLYSPLDVIKIAQENPDKNVVFFAIGFETTTPMSAVLMQHAIENKLTNVFFHINHVTVPEAVEAIMSSGDALIDAFLGPSHVSVITGYKIYEPIAEKYHTPIVVAGFEPTDVMESVLRIVRQVNEGQSVVDNEYARAVSREGNLKAQELVNTYFEKRSHFRWRGIGDIPNSALKLKAEYAAYDAEIVFDDVLPKTELNDHKMCICGDILKGRAKPFDCKVFGKACTPTNPMGSCMVSSEGACSAYFKYGKLNLKGARA; encoded by the coding sequence ATGTCTGAGGTCGATCTCATCGAGGGATTTCGCGACCCTGAGCATATGAAAGCCTTGGCGGCACTGATCAAAAAAGAGTGTCGCTCCAAGATCAACATTATGGAAGTGTGTGGCGGACATACGCATACCATTATGAAGTTTGGGCTTTCTCAAATTTTGCCAGAGCTCATCGAATTTGTCCACGGTCCTGGATGTCCTGTGTGTATTATGCCCAAAGAGCGCATTGATCATGCGATTGCTTTGGCGTCGATGCCTAATACGATTTTAGCAACGCTTGGCGATATGATACGCGTTCCAGGAAGTAAAACCTCTTTGCAAAAACTTCGGGCGGAAGGCAAAGATATTCGTTCGTTGTATTCGCCTTTAGATGTCATCAAAATTGCTCAAGAAAATCCCGATAAAAACGTGGTCTTTTTTGCCATTGGTTTTGAAACGACAACACCGATGAGTGCTGTTTTGATGCAACACGCCATTGAAAATAAACTGACCAATGTCTTCTTTCACATCAACCATGTCACCGTGCCTGAAGCGGTTGAGGCGATTATGAGTAGTGGAGACGCTCTCATCGATGCCTTCTTGGGACCTTCACACGTGAGTGTTATTACAGGGTATAAAATTTATGAGCCGATTGCTGAAAAGTACCACACACCGATTGTCGTCGCTGGCTTTGAACCGACCGATGTCATGGAGTCCGTTTTGCGCATTGTGCGCCAAGTCAACGAGGGTCAAAGTGTTGTTGACAATGAGTACGCCAGAGCCGTTTCGCGTGAGGGCAATCTCAAAGCGCAAGAATTGGTCAACACCTATTTTGAAAAACGAAGCCATTTTCGATGGCGTGGCATTGGTGATATTCCAAACAGTGCGCTTAAACTTAAAGCGGAATATGCGGCTTATGATGCTGAAATTGTATTTGATGATGTGCTTCCTAAAACGGAGTTGAACGACCATAAAATGTGTATTTGTGGCGACATCCTCAAAGGTCGTGCTAAACCGTTTGATTGTAAAGTCTTTGGCAAAGCCTGTACCCCAACCAATCCGATGGGATCGTGCATGGTCTCAAGCGAAGGGGCGTGTTCAGCCTACTTCAAATATGGAAAATTGAACCTCAAAGGAGCCAGAGCGTGA
- the hypE gene encoding hydrogenase expression/formation protein HypE, whose product MSKKILLSHGGGGEETQNLIKELFFKHFDNEILLRMEDAASLVMGSTKIAFTTDSFVVSPLFFKGGNIGKLAIAGTVNDLSMMGAKPKYLTCSFMIEEGFEYAKLEEIVISMRDEMAKSGVKIVAGDTKVVPRGGVDGLFINTAGIGEIQYEGISAHNLTEGDVIIVSNEVGNHGACILATREEIELESDLQTDCASLWKPVEALINAGVKIHALRDATRGGLSAVLNEWAETSKVCIEVDEAKIPVAQEVKGVCELLGFEPYEFANEGTMVICLPQSEAQKALEVLQTFPETAKCAFIGKVTTAFTCKVILHTPWGSERFLEPPKGELLPRIC is encoded by the coding sequence GTGAGCAAAAAGATACTTCTCTCTCACGGAGGTGGCGGTGAAGAGACCCAAAACCTTATTAAAGAACTTTTTTTTAAACATTTTGACAATGAAATTTTACTGCGCATGGAAGATGCCGCAAGTCTGGTGATGGGTAGCACTAAAATCGCTTTTACCACCGACTCGTTTGTGGTTTCGCCGCTTTTTTTTAAAGGTGGGAACATCGGAAAGCTCGCCATTGCTGGAACCGTAAATGATCTTTCGATGATGGGCGCAAAACCCAAATACTTGACCTGTTCGTTTATGATCGAAGAGGGTTTTGAGTACGCAAAGCTGGAAGAGATCGTCATCAGTATGCGTGATGAGATGGCAAAAAGTGGCGTTAAAATCGTCGCAGGCGATACGAAAGTGGTACCTCGTGGTGGCGTTGATGGGCTGTTTATCAACACCGCTGGCATTGGTGAGATTCAGTACGAGGGCATTTCAGCGCATAACTTAACGGAGGGTGATGTCATCATTGTCTCCAATGAAGTGGGCAATCACGGTGCGTGTATTTTAGCGACACGCGAAGAGATTGAGTTGGAGAGCGACCTTCAAACCGATTGTGCCAGTTTATGGAAGCCCGTGGAAGCGCTCATTAACGCAGGTGTGAAGATTCATGCGCTGCGTGATGCAACCCGTGGAGGGCTGAGTGCTGTTTTGAATGAATGGGCGGAGACATCCAAGGTGTGCATTGAAGTGGACGAGGCGAAAATCCCTGTGGCGCAAGAAGTCAAAGGGGTATGTGAGCTTTTAGGATTTGAGCCTTATGAGTTTGCTAATGAGGGAACGATGGTCATTTGCTTGCCTCAAAGCGAAGCGCAAAAAGCACTTGAGGTGCTTCAAACATTCCCTGAAACCGCCAAATGTGCATTTATCGGAAAAGTTACCACTGCCTTTACATGTAAAGTTATTTTACACACGCCATGGGGCTCGGAGCGCTTTTTAGAACCGCCCAAAGGTGAGTTACTTCCAAGGA